A genomic stretch from Phoenix dactylifera cultivar Barhee BC4 unplaced genomic scaffold, palm_55x_up_171113_PBpolish2nd_filt_p 000812F, whole genome shotgun sequence includes:
- the LOC120107273 gene encoding 60S ribosomal protein L18-2, with protein MGIDLVAGGRSKKAKRTAPKSDDVYLKLLVKLYRFLVRRTGSKFNAVILKRLFMSKINRPPISLKKLITFMEGKEDKIAVIVGTVTDDKRVYEVPAMTVTALRFTETARARILKAGGECLTFDQLALRAPLGQNTVLLRGPKNAREAVKHFGPAPGVPHSHTKPYVRSKGRKFEKARGRRNSRGFRV; from the exons ATG GGTATTGATCTCGTCGCCGGCGGCCGGAGCAAGAAGGCCAAGCGCACCGCGCCCAAATCCGATGATGTCTACCTCAAGCTCCTCGTCAAG CTCTACCGGTTTTTGGTGCGGAGGACCGGGAGCAAGTTCAACGCCGTGATCCTTAAACGGCTGTTTATGAGTAAGATCAACAGGCCCCCAATCTCCCTCAAGAAGCTCATAACGTTCATGGAAGGAAAG GAGGATAAGATTGCGGTCATAGTGGGGACTGTGACAGATGATAAGAGGGTGTATGAGGTCCCAGCAATGACGGTGACGGCTCTTAGGTTCACGGAGACGGCGAGGGCTAGGATTCTTAAGGCTGGTGGAGAGTGCTTGACATTTGACCAGCTCGCTCTCCGTGCACCCCTTGGACAGAACACG GTTCTCTTGAGGGGTCCGAAGAATGCCCGGGAAGCTGTGAAACACTTTGGTCCGGCTCCTGGTGTGCCTCACAGCCACACAAAGCCTTATGTCCGTTCCAAGGGGAGGAAATTTGAGAAGgccagaggaagaaggaacagcaggggatttagggtttag